From Geomonas agri, one genomic window encodes:
- a CDS encoding dienelactone hydrolase family protein, with the protein MKKYLFALMMTLAAQGAGAAVVAHNVEYRQGDTVLEGYVAYDDAIKVKRPGVLVIHEWTGVSPYEKMRVEQLAKLGYVAFAADIYGKGVRPVGPEAAAKEAAKYRGNDRSLIRARAAAGLEKLAGFPQVDPKRLAVMGYCFGGTAALELARSGADVLGTVSFHGGLSTPNPADARNIRGKVLALHGADDPFVKPDEVAAFQKEMRDAKVDWQMNFYGNAVHSFTNPKSGNDNSKGAAYNEKADRRSFEAMKIFFNEIFAAP; encoded by the coding sequence ATGAAAAAGTACCTGTTCGCATTGATGATGACACTCGCGGCCCAGGGAGCAGGCGCCGCGGTGGTGGCGCATAACGTCGAGTACCGGCAGGGTGACACGGTCCTGGAGGGATATGTCGCTTATGATGATGCCATCAAGGTGAAGCGTCCCGGGGTGCTCGTTATTCACGAGTGGACTGGTGTCAGCCCTTACGAGAAGATGCGCGTCGAGCAACTTGCCAAGCTGGGATACGTTGCCTTCGCCGCCGACATCTACGGGAAGGGGGTGCGCCCGGTCGGTCCTGAGGCGGCGGCCAAGGAAGCGGCCAAGTACCGAGGCAATGACCGGAGCCTGATCCGTGCTCGCGCCGCGGCGGGACTCGAGAAGCTGGCGGGGTTCCCACAGGTTGACCCGAAGCGTCTGGCCGTGATGGGATATTGCTTCGGCGGCACCGCCGCGCTGGAATTGGCCCGAAGCGGCGCCGACGTGCTGGGCACGGTTAGCTTCCACGGCGGCCTCAGCACGCCCAACCCGGCCGATGCCAGGAACATACGCGGCAAGGTGCTGGCGCTGCATGGGGCAGACGACCCCTTCGTGAAACCCGATGAGGTCGCCGCCTTCCAGAAGGAGATGCGGGATGCCAAGGTTGACTGGCAGATGAACTTCTACGGCAACGCGGTGCACAGCTTCACTAATCCCAAGTCCGGCAATGACAACAGCAAAGGGGCCGCCTATAACGAGAAGGCGGACCGGCGCTCCTTCGAGGCGATGAAGATCTTCTTTAACGAGATTTTCGCAGCACCCTGA
- a CDS encoding metallophosphoesterase family protein, with the protein MPVRFIHTSDIHLGKTYRASGCDVQRYQDFFTTFAAIVADAVREQVDFVLIGGDLFHTGQILPKTFAKTIEILQPLKHAGIPCLAVEGNHDWIHRRDSVSWMEALSQLGYISLLRPSRSADGGYLFDPFDPEQGSGGHIEVKGVNIYGLGYIGSQAGNHVPRICDAIATNRNILLFHVGVWTYSPVEIGNIKPEEAQPLAACFDYVALGHGHKPYIVNDADGRPYAFNPGSPDCVDFGEERYDKGYYLVSLEPDGTVQHEFRRTTPRPMLVVTANLDGAGNATDALELFKSQMAEKLTDCGDERAPLIEVRLAGKVGFHPFELSRDRLRASLCEICEPLHLEIKNHLSLVAGGGGEEKVKKSLAEIERDVLGELIGANSHYQGRVDELTRLSLALRDLVLKGDVEGEELLSLLSSGGDQCA; encoded by the coding sequence ATGCCCGTTCGCTTCATCCACACCTCCGACATCCATCTCGGCAAGACCTACCGCGCCTCCGGCTGTGATGTCCAGCGCTACCAGGACTTCTTCACCACCTTCGCCGCCATCGTGGCCGACGCGGTGCGCGAGCAGGTCGACTTTGTCCTCATCGGTGGTGACCTGTTCCACACCGGCCAAATCCTCCCCAAGACCTTTGCCAAGACCATCGAGATCCTGCAGCCGTTGAAGCATGCCGGTATCCCCTGCCTGGCTGTCGAAGGTAACCACGACTGGATCCACCGCCGTGACAGCGTCTCCTGGATGGAAGCGCTCTCGCAGCTTGGCTACATCTCCCTGCTGCGCCCCTCTCGGAGCGCCGACGGTGGCTACCTCTTCGACCCCTTCGACCCGGAGCAGGGGAGCGGCGGGCATATCGAGGTTAAAGGAGTGAATATTTATGGCCTCGGATACATCGGCTCCCAGGCAGGCAACCACGTTCCGCGCATCTGCGACGCCATCGCCACCAACCGCAACATCCTGCTCTTTCACGTCGGTGTCTGGACCTATTCCCCCGTGGAGATCGGCAACATTAAGCCCGAGGAAGCACAGCCCCTGGCAGCATGTTTCGATTACGTCGCACTCGGCCACGGCCACAAGCCCTACATCGTCAATGACGCCGACGGCCGCCCCTACGCCTTCAATCCCGGCTCCCCCGACTGCGTTGATTTCGGAGAGGAGCGCTACGACAAGGGATACTACCTGGTTTCCCTGGAACCGGACGGTACGGTGCAGCATGAATTCCGTCGCACCACGCCGCGCCCGATGCTGGTCGTAACTGCCAACCTTGACGGCGCTGGCAACGCCACCGATGCCCTGGAGCTGTTCAAGAGCCAGATGGCGGAGAAGCTTACCGATTGCGGCGACGAGCGCGCCCCGCTCATCGAAGTTCGCCTTGCCGGTAAGGTCGGCTTCCACCCCTTCGAGTTGAGCCGTGACCGTCTGCGCGCTTCGCTGTGTGAGATCTGCGAGCCGCTGCACCTGGAGATCAAGAACCACCTTTCTCTGGTTGCCGGCGGGGGAGGGGAGGAGAAGGTCAAGAAGAGCCTCGCCGAGATCGAGCGAGATGTCCTTGGCGAGCTGATCGGCGCCAACAGCCACTACCAGGGGCGCGTGGATGAGCTGACTCGCCTGAGCCTGGCGCTGCGGGACTTGGTACTCAAGGGGGACGTGGAAGGCGAGGAGCTGCTGAGCCTGCTTTCCTCCGGAGGTGACCAGTGCGCATAG
- a CDS encoding AAA family ATPase has translation MRIVSVHLKNIKSHREKELVFSPGINVLSGANGSGKSTIFEAIGYALFGVDAKDFVSNAERFLTIGTKRGEIGVVFEPAPGELYRVTRTVGTAGKWLLAKEVGDEFEVEEHANMEETEARIAQLLGLSGTRPLSEQFKLVIGPFQNDFLGPFVIKQPAKRQDAFDEILGIDAWRKTQDKTKVLTSTIKAKLDVLQAEVDTKSEQIAILPVKEQELADLRAQGETKQAELVIKADALEQATTLLNTLESKKEAIQVVQQDVQALQERVESGRNYVSTQQLLVEQSRQAAAVVAASTAGKQGYDAAEARLKALREQEHQKHQLEKQLAELEKEQGSVRAMLDAESRELKLAKASMAEEGTRLKAEQDALASGLAEQKKLETVAAQGLAAAEQSRLMFRKLPMHNMEATLPYLNVALSRIEEIDRQIRERESVLAGSAPLQAEAEQLGARQARLEQIQTQRSELAGRRHSLVEGRDKIGAGSCPFFQEPCQNLQGADPAGLFESRIAALDGEIAVLDREAADLAVQVTAAQQAARELVGMEQVALELTKAGRERTKQEEEFSRNYAHIAAHALRAPLEEWLASAGLSAVSPSELPSLEVDLAAAPEQRRDALAQATDAWQGIIARLENALDECVKQAADPVQESARKLAELSARGEALSQKERELATAQERAAQREHSVARHSTRLTALQTEVGARTTEIAVLADVERSVKDAEEELVRFQPARDEYIANQKAAEELGKHQETLEKYQRGLQGILTTLAGRQEELAKLVADYRPEQHEAAKTEREQLVMTATRLKSEIGAIAEGVSRLEGETAALRAVAAEIEQKLAAIEKLKEQADLVKFLRNQVFKNVSAQLSERFREEISFRADRIYRSICESDEELLWGDNYQIVLKDIADGAMRERSDDQLSGGQMMSAVVALRLALLQTIGARIAFFDEPTSNLDAERRENLAKAFRAIDVGQEEVTEHWYDQLFLVSHDVSFTEITDQTIQLD, from the coding sequence GTGCGCATAGTCTCGGTCCATCTCAAGAACATCAAGTCGCACCGCGAAAAGGAACTCGTCTTCTCCCCGGGGATCAACGTCCTTTCCGGCGCCAACGGCTCGGGCAAGAGCACCATCTTCGAGGCCATCGGCTACGCCCTGTTCGGTGTCGATGCCAAGGACTTCGTCTCCAATGCGGAGCGCTTCCTCACCATCGGCACCAAGCGCGGCGAAATCGGCGTGGTGTTCGAACCGGCACCGGGCGAGCTGTACCGGGTGACCCGCACCGTGGGTACGGCCGGCAAGTGGCTCCTGGCCAAGGAGGTGGGTGACGAGTTCGAGGTCGAGGAACACGCCAACATGGAGGAGACCGAGGCGCGTATCGCGCAATTGCTCGGCCTTTCAGGCACGCGGCCGTTGTCGGAGCAGTTCAAGCTGGTGATCGGCCCCTTCCAGAACGACTTCCTCGGCCCCTTCGTGATCAAGCAGCCCGCCAAGCGCCAGGATGCCTTTGACGAGATCCTCGGCATCGATGCCTGGCGCAAGACCCAAGACAAAACGAAGGTTTTGACTAGCACCATTAAGGCAAAGCTAGATGTGCTGCAGGCCGAGGTCGATACCAAGTCGGAGCAGATTGCCATCCTGCCTGTCAAGGAACAGGAACTGGCCGACCTGCGAGCTCAGGGTGAGACCAAGCAGGCCGAATTGGTGATCAAGGCGGATGCGCTTGAGCAGGCCACGACCCTGCTGAACACGCTGGAGTCGAAAAAAGAGGCGATCCAGGTAGTCCAGCAGGACGTGCAGGCGTTGCAGGAGCGCGTTGAATCCGGCAGAAATTATGTCTCCACCCAGCAACTCCTGGTCGAGCAGTCCCGGCAGGCGGCGGCTGTGGTAGCGGCGTCGACCGCTGGCAAGCAGGGATACGATGCGGCCGAAGCGCGGCTCAAGGCGTTGCGCGAACAGGAACATCAGAAGCACCAGTTGGAAAAGCAGCTTGCTGAGCTGGAAAAAGAGCAGGGAAGCGTGCGGGCGATGCTGGACGCCGAAAGCCGCGAACTCAAACTAGCCAAGGCGTCGATGGCCGAGGAAGGCACACGCCTGAAAGCCGAGCAGGACGCATTGGCGTCGGGCTTGGCAGAACAGAAGAAGCTGGAGACCGTGGCGGCGCAGGGACTGGCTGCGGCGGAGCAGAGCCGGCTCATGTTCCGCAAGCTCCCCATGCACAACATGGAGGCCACGCTGCCCTACCTCAACGTCGCCCTCAGCAGGATCGAGGAAATCGACCGTCAGATTCGTGAGAGGGAGAGTGTCCTGGCCGGAAGCGCGCCGCTCCAGGCCGAGGCGGAGCAACTGGGCGCGCGCCAGGCACGGCTGGAGCAGATCCAGACACAGCGTTCCGAGTTGGCCGGGCGCAGGCATTCGCTGGTCGAGGGGCGTGACAAGATCGGGGCCGGCTCCTGTCCGTTCTTCCAGGAGCCCTGTCAGAACCTCCAAGGGGCGGATCCCGCCGGTCTTTTCGAGTCTCGCATCGCCGCTCTCGATGGTGAGATCGCCGTGCTCGACCGGGAGGCGGCTGACCTTGCGGTCCAGGTGACCGCCGCACAGCAGGCCGCGCGTGAACTGGTGGGCATGGAGCAGGTGGCCCTTGAGCTCACCAAGGCGGGGCGGGAGCGGACTAAGCAGGAAGAGGAATTCAGCCGCAACTACGCCCATATCGCTGCGCACGCACTTCGTGCGCCGCTTGAAGAGTGGCTGGCAAGTGCCGGTCTTTCCGCTGTTTCACCCTCTGAACTTCCTTCCCTGGAAGTTGACTTGGCGGCTGCCCCAGAACAGCGTCGAGACGCGCTGGCTCAGGCCACGGACGCTTGGCAGGGCATCATTGCCAGGCTGGAAAACGCCTTGGACGAGTGCGTGAAACAGGCCGCCGACCCGGTTCAGGAATCTGCTCGCAAGCTGGCCGAACTGTCCGCGCGGGGGGAGGCGTTGAGCCAAAAGGAGCGCGAGCTTGCCACCGCCCAGGAAAGAGCCGCCCAGCGCGAACACTCCGTGGCGCGGCACAGCACTCGGCTTACCGCGTTGCAGACAGAGGTCGGTGCCCGCACAACCGAAATCGCCGTATTGGCTGACGTGGAGCGGAGCGTTAAGGATGCAGAGGAGGAACTGGTCCGCTTCCAGCCCGCCCGCGACGAGTACATAGCCAACCAGAAGGCGGCCGAAGAGTTGGGTAAGCACCAGGAGACGCTGGAGAAATACCAACGCGGTCTGCAAGGCATCCTCACCACGCTTGCCGGGAGGCAGGAGGAACTGGCCAAACTGGTGGCCGATTATCGACCTGAGCAGCACGAGGCGGCCAAGACTGAGCGTGAACAGCTGGTGATGACGGCGACACGGCTCAAGTCCGAGATCGGTGCCATTGCTGAAGGGGTGTCGCGGTTGGAGGGGGAAACTGCCGCACTGCGCGCCGTTGCCGCCGAAATCGAGCAGAAGCTGGCAGCCATCGAGAAGCTGAAGGAGCAGGCTGACTTGGTCAAGTTCCTGCGCAACCAGGTGTTCAAGAACGTCTCCGCGCAGCTTTCCGAGAGGTTCCGCGAAGAGATCAGCTTCCGGGCTGATCGGATCTACCGCAGCATCTGCGAGTCCGATGAAGAGCTCCTGTGGGGCGACAACTACCAGATCGTCCTGAAGGATATTGCTGACGGCGCCATGAGGGAGCGCAGCGACGACCAGCTCTCCGGCGGACAGATGATGAGCGCCGTGGTGGCGCTGCGCCTTGCCTTGCTACAGACCATCGGAGCTCGCATCGCCTTCTTCGACGAGCCCACGTCGAACCTGGATGCCGAGCGGCGCGAGAATTTGGCCAAGGCATTCCGCGCCATCGATGTCGGCCAGGAGGAAGTAACCGAACACTGGTACGATCAGCTCTTCCTGGTCAGCCACGACGTCAGCTTCACCGAGATCACCGACCAGACTATTCAGTTGGATTAA
- a CDS encoding DMT family transporter, translating into MNNKHRGAWFIAASAAGFATLGILIKSAFAGGANISTVLAGRFLLAGLFLFGILRARGINCGLDRRTALQLILMGAVGYGGMSGLYANAIHYLPASLTGMLLYTYPALVTILALIVGDERFNAPKGIALVVCSVGLVLLLGASFEGAQLAGVLSVLGAAVIYSCYIIIGNRILKNIDPMVTSLWVCTAAGLAFLVYGAAKGELVLDLKLRGWLSIVGIAVFPTLFGVMGFFAGLRLIGATNASIISMLEPLITVLLSVILLGEQITAMQGFGGAVLLFGGLILQLWGHEARHETVTEV; encoded by the coding sequence ATGAATAACAAGCACCGTGGAGCCTGGTTCATCGCCGCTTCGGCGGCAGGATTTGCCACGCTCGGCATCCTCATAAAAAGCGCCTTCGCCGGCGGCGCAAACATCAGCACCGTACTGGCGGGACGTTTCCTCCTGGCCGGCCTCTTCCTCTTCGGCATCCTCCGTGCCCGCGGCATCAACTGCGGCCTCGACCGCAGGACTGCGCTGCAACTGATCCTCATGGGGGCGGTCGGCTACGGCGGCATGTCCGGGCTGTACGCCAATGCCATCCACTATCTGCCCGCGTCGCTCACCGGGATGCTGCTCTACACCTATCCCGCCCTGGTCACCATCCTCGCCCTGATCGTCGGTGACGAGCGCTTCAATGCACCGAAAGGGATCGCGCTGGTGGTCTGCTCGGTGGGGCTGGTGTTGCTGTTGGGGGCATCGTTCGAGGGGGCGCAACTTGCGGGGGTGCTTTCGGTTCTGGGGGCGGCGGTCATCTACAGCTGCTACATCATCATCGGCAACCGGATCCTAAAGAATATCGATCCCATGGTGACCTCGCTCTGGGTCTGCACCGCTGCTGGACTTGCATTTCTCGTCTACGGCGCAGCCAAAGGGGAACTGGTTCTGGACCTTAAACTGCGCGGCTGGCTCTCCATCGTCGGCATCGCCGTCTTTCCGACGCTGTTCGGCGTCATGGGCTTCTTCGCCGGTCTGCGACTGATCGGCGCCACCAATGCCTCTATTATCAGCATGCTGGAGCCGCTCATTACCGTGCTCTTGTCCGTGATCCTGCTCGGCGAGCAGATCACCGCCATGCAAGGCTTCGGCGGGGCAGTCCTGCTCTTCGGCGGGCTCATCCTCCAGCTTTGGGGGCACGAGGCGAGGCATGAGACTGTGACAGAAGTGTAG
- a CDS encoding site-2 protease family protein produces the protein MEEFFIKLSIMLVPALMAITCHEVSHGWVADKFGDNTARYLGRLTLNPLKHLDILGTLMIFVVGIGWAKPVPVNFGNLRHPKRDMIWVAAAGPITNFCLATVSAIAMRAVIAATQGAADGSMVAAFADPITLMLAFSVYINLMLGVFNLIPVPPLDGGRVAVGVLPYSLSMALARVEPFGMIIIVALVFLTNAFSYVIAPALNFGVHLLAGPYANLVFGVTKLMMKG, from the coding sequence ATGGAAGAGTTTTTCATCAAGTTGTCCATTATGCTGGTCCCCGCGTTGATGGCAATTACCTGCCACGAGGTATCCCATGGCTGGGTTGCCGACAAGTTCGGCGACAACACGGCGCGATACTTGGGGCGCCTGACGCTCAACCCATTGAAACACCTCGACATCCTGGGTACGCTGATGATCTTCGTGGTCGGGATTGGCTGGGCCAAGCCGGTGCCGGTCAATTTCGGCAACCTGCGTCATCCCAAGAGGGATATGATCTGGGTCGCTGCCGCCGGCCCCATCACCAATTTCTGCCTGGCCACCGTTTCGGCTATCGCCATGCGGGCCGTGATAGCAGCCACGCAAGGCGCCGCCGATGGGTCCATGGTGGCCGCTTTCGCCGACCCGATCACCCTGATGCTGGCGTTCTCCGTCTACATCAACCTGATGCTGGGCGTGTTCAACCTGATCCCGGTTCCTCCACTGGATGGCGGGCGGGTCGCGGTCGGGGTGTTGCCCTACAGCCTGTCCATGGCGCTGGCCAGGGTGGAGCCCTTCGGCATGATCATCATCGTCGCTTTGGTGTTTTTGACCAATGCTTTTAGTTATGTTATTGCCCCCGCCCTTAACTTTGGCGTGCACCTCTTGGCCGGTCCCTACGCGAACCTGGTCTTCGGTGTCACCAAGCTGATGATGAAAGGGTAG
- the trpS gene encoding tryptophan--tRNA ligase: MSNNRIVSGMRPTGKLHLGHYHGVLSNWMELQRNFECFFFAADWHSLTTEYASTDGIQESINEMVLDWLAFGIDPEQSVIFKQSRVPQHAELNLILSMITPVSWLERNPTYKEMQENLTTKDLSTFGFLGYPVLMASDIIVYKAARVPVGQDQIPHLEITREIARRFNYLYGEVFPEPAALLTETPKVLGIDGRKMSKSYGNAIFLSDDAEETRKKVMSMVTDTLRPFKRDPGEPDRCVAFTLHSLYVDADKRAEIVEGCRSAQLGCVDCKKILAQAMVDTLAPFREKRVELTEKPGLVEEVLAEGSRKAEVVAKQTMDEARAALKV, from the coding sequence ATGAGCAACAACCGTATCGTTAGCGGCATGAGACCGACCGGAAAGCTGCACCTGGGGCACTACCACGGGGTTCTGTCCAACTGGATGGAACTGCAGCGCAACTTCGAGTGCTTCTTCTTCGCCGCCGACTGGCACTCGCTGACCACCGAGTACGCCAGCACGGACGGTATCCAGGAAAGCATCAACGAGATGGTTCTCGACTGGCTCGCTTTCGGAATCGACCCTGAGCAGAGTGTGATCTTCAAGCAGAGCCGCGTGCCGCAGCACGCCGAGCTGAACCTGATCCTCTCCATGATCACCCCGGTTTCCTGGCTGGAGCGTAACCCGACCTACAAGGAGATGCAGGAGAACCTGACCACCAAGGACCTCTCCACCTTCGGTTTCCTCGGCTATCCGGTGCTGATGGCATCCGACATCATCGTGTACAAGGCGGCCCGCGTGCCGGTCGGCCAGGACCAGATCCCGCACCTGGAGATCACCCGCGAGATCGCCCGCCGCTTCAACTACCTGTACGGCGAGGTGTTCCCGGAGCCGGCGGCGCTGCTCACCGAGACCCCGAAAGTGCTGGGTATCGATGGCCGTAAGATGAGCAAGAGCTACGGCAACGCCATCTTCCTCTCCGACGACGCCGAGGAGACCAGGAAGAAGGTGATGTCCATGGTCACCGACACCCTGCGCCCCTTCAAGCGCGATCCGGGCGAGCCTGACCGCTGCGTCGCCTTTACCCTGCACTCCCTCTACGTCGATGCGGACAAGCGTGCCGAGATCGTTGAAGGGTGCCGCAGCGCCCAGCTTGGCTGCGTCGATTGCAAGAAGATCCTGGCCCAGGCCATGGTTGACACCCTCGCGCCGTTCCGCGAGAAGCGCGTGGAGCTGACCGAGAAGCCGGGCCTGGTGGAAGAGGTGCTCGCCGAGGGGAGCCGCAAGGCAGAAGTGGTCGCCAAGCAGACCATGGACGAGGCGCGCGCGGCGCTTAAAGTCTAA
- a CDS encoding segregation and condensation protein A: protein MSLEEMQSNLFSEALEQSYRVQIEEFEGPLDLLLHLIKKNEVDIYNIPIAAITRQYLDYMEIMKDLNLDIAGEFLVMAATLLQIKSRMLLPVTPEEDGDAEVEDPRAELVRRLLEYQRYRDASQMLNCRNLLGREVFARKFDSELDELAPVEEPADVELFELIEAFQRVLARVSVDTFHDVVADGISIADRIGEVLSVLHAEKTVCFDALFNTGMTRDLLVVTFLSILELCKLKLIKVVQMENQGSIWLHLAAKEEGEGTSEGEGSEEEAPTEADHETPPLVDREAPQEP from the coding sequence TTGTCCCTGGAAGAGATGCAAAGCAACCTTTTCTCCGAAGCCCTGGAGCAGTCGTACCGGGTGCAGATCGAGGAGTTCGAGGGGCCGTTGGACCTCCTGCTCCACCTCATCAAGAAGAACGAGGTGGACATCTACAACATCCCCATTGCTGCCATCACCAGGCAGTACCTCGACTACATGGAGATCATGAAGGACCTCAACCTTGACATCGCGGGTGAGTTCCTCGTGATGGCGGCGACGCTGCTGCAGATCAAGTCGCGCATGCTCCTGCCGGTTACCCCGGAGGAGGACGGCGATGCCGAGGTGGAAGACCCGCGCGCGGAACTGGTTCGTCGCCTTCTGGAGTACCAGCGCTACCGCGATGCCTCGCAGATGCTCAACTGCCGCAACCTCTTGGGGCGCGAGGTCTTCGCCCGCAAGTTCGATTCGGAACTGGACGAGTTGGCGCCGGTGGAGGAACCCGCCGACGTCGAGCTTTTCGAGCTAATCGAGGCCTTCCAGAGGGTGTTGGCCCGCGTTTCGGTCGACACCTTCCACGATGTGGTCGCCGACGGCATCTCCATTGCGGACCGCATCGGCGAGGTACTCTCGGTCCTGCATGCCGAGAAAACAGTCTGCTTCGACGCGCTCTTCAACACTGGCATGACCCGCGATCTCCTGGTGGTCACTTTTCTCTCCATCCTTGAACTCTGCAAGCTGAAGCTGATCAAGGTGGTGCAGATGGAAAACCAAGGCTCCATCTGGCTTCACTTGGCGGCCAAGGAGGAGGGAGAGGGCACTAGTGAAGGCGAGGGGAGCGAAGAGGAAGCGCCGACCGAGGCTGACCACGAAACGCCACCCCTGGTTGACCGCGAAGCGCCGCAGGAGCCCTAG